The nucleotide sequence TTTATTCGTAGACAGAACTTTCCGAAAGATAACAGAAGAGGGGTGACCAAGTCTCCTGTGCCAAATGCGAACATTAGTAGAACTACTTACGAGTGCAGTAGGAAAGGTAGGAGCTTTGGAGGAAGAAGAGCCTTTAATAGGAAAGAATCCACCTCTAACTGGGCCCTGCAAAAGCGTCATCCCCGTAAAACGATCCTTGACAGAGGATCCATGAATGTCAAGAGTCAATGAACAATCATTATCTTTGATAAACTGATAGGCAGAAAGTAGACTGTGTTTCATATGAGGCACATGAAGAACATTGTGTAATTGAAAAGAAGAAGCAGGAGTATGCAAAGTAGATGTGCCAGTATGAGCAATAGACAGACCTTTACCATCTCCGATGTACACCTTGTCTTCACCATGGTAGGGAGTTGGAGATTGAATATTGGAGATATCATTTGTAATGTGAGAGGTAGCACCCAAATCTATGAGCCAAGAATTGGAGGACTTCGCAGTGTAATGAGCACACATGGCAGCAAGTTTAGCTGGGGGAAACTTGCCTGAGATTTCTGGATTCATTCTGTCGAAGCAATCAAGAGCTTCATGGCTAGTAGAGCCACAAATTTGACAGGGAGTTTTGTGACCTGAAGGAGAGGCATGACGGTTGAATCCAGAATTATAAGAACCACGAGAGAAACCAGAGTTGGAGTTGCTACGATTAAAACCACGATTGGAGCCTCTATTGGAACCACGGGTGTAGCCTCGATTAGAACCACGATTGTAGCTTCGGTTAGAATTATACCGAAAGGAATTCTGAAGTGGTGATGCTCCAGGAGTCTGAGCAGCAAGAGCTTGCGGTGGTGTGGGAAGTAGAGGTGGTTGGCCTTGCACAGAAAAGGCATGAAAAGGCTCAGAGGAAGAGATTTGCTTACGACGCTCCATGGATAACTCCTTAGTGAGCAACAGGCCATGTAATTCATCCAAAGAAGTAGACGAAAGGCGAAGTAAGATAGAATCAGtaaatgattcaaaatcatcagaGAGACCAGCAAGAGTTGCAGCAATGAGATCATGATCAGTGAGAGATACACCAGCAGCAGTGAGAGAATCGGAGATCTCCTTGATTTGTTGAAGATAGTCAAACATGGACTGAGAACCTTTCTGAATATTTTGAAGCTTCGAACGCAATTGATGAATGTGTGCATCCGAGACACCACCAAAACGCTGCTCAAGTTTGAGCCAGAGATCACGAACAGAAGAGACACCAACTGTGAACGGAATGATTTCCTCAAAGAGCGTTGAATTGAACCAGATAAGCAGATTCTGATCTTTCTCATACCATTGCTCAAAAGCAGGATTAAGAGAGCGATCAGGAAGAAAGGGAGATGGACAAGGCTCAGTGCCATCAACAATCCCAAGGAGCTTGTAGCGACGAAGAATCGGAGCAAACAAAGCACGCCATGGCAGATAATTGGATCGCCGGAGCTTGATCGGAACCATGCTGCCAATGTTCTGGATCGTGAGAGAATTATACATCTGAGAGGAATTGAGATTTGGGGAAGAAGAATTAGGGTTGGGAGGAGGCACCGACTCAATTGGAGATGAGGATGCAGAGGGAGACGCCATTAAGATTCAAGAAAAAGAAGTCGAGAACCTGAATCGAAGTAGAAGAACAACGCAATCAATTTCACCGGAGAAGAAGATCAGAGAGGAGCAGAAGAAAATGGCAGGATCGAAGAAGCCGTGAGGTGATTTGGCGATGGTACCATGTAGAAATCACAGTTTCTAAATATCTCTCTTATATTAATTCTTTGTTAAAAGTTACAATGGTATGGCAGTGTATATATAGACAATATACTGctcttacaattacaattatacCCTTGTCTAATCTGTCTATTTACATAAGAAACCTAACAAACTTTTAACAAACATCTAACTAATTTTACTTGATCCTTTAGAGCTCACTTGCTGATGCATGGTACAAGTTGTTAAGAGGGAACCATATGGAAGGGCAAAAGCTTTAACGATGCATCACCTCTTACAAGAACTTGCTCTTTCAATTTCCGAAGTTGAGAAATTCTGCACTGTCTATAATGAGCAAAAAACAAATGAAGATAAAAGGGCTCCCTATCGCCTCTCAGTGCAAGCAAACTATGGAAAACAAGCACACAGAGACATGTCAAAGGTTCGCACATTCTTTATTTTTGCTCCTAATATGACTGATTCTTCTTCAGTTGAAAAGTTGCCATCTGATTTCAAACTCTTGAAGGTAATGGATCTTAGACATGTCCCGATTACTAAACTCCCAGATCAATTAGTGAAGTTCTATAACATGAAGTATTTAAATTTGAAAGGAATACAAGTGAAAGAACTTCCAAGGGACATAGGGAATCTTCATCATTTGGAAACGCTTGACATTAGGCATTCCAAAATCAGGATGCTTCCAGCAGGAGTTGTGAAGTTACAAAACTTACGGCATCTGTTGATGTATCATTGCAATTTTCAGGATCTTTTTAGGTCTTATTATTTCTTTGATGGCACAAAAGTACCTCTAAGGCATATTTAAGCTAGAGAGCTTACAAGTTTGTGATGCTATCGAGTTAGAAGGCACGCTAGTCAAACAACTTCGACAGTTGACCCAACTCACAAGAATGAGCATAACCAATGTGAGAGACTCAGATGAGGAGGACTTGTGCAAGTCGCTTGAAAGCATGAAACTCATTGAGCACTTCTTTGTCCATACAAGTAATGAGGATGAGGTGTTACGCTTGGATGCATTGCCATCAGCACCTCCTTCGCTGAAGGCACTTGGTCTAATTGGAAAATTAGAGAAGCTTCCGCTTTGGTTTCATTCTCTTTTCAGCCTTAACGCAATTAAGGTTGCATTGGTCCAGATTAACAGAAGATTTTCTTCCTTACATCCCAGCACTACCTAATTCGAGCATACTTCGGCTGAACAATGCATATCTCGGAAATCAATTGGTCTTTCACAGTGGATTTCCCAAGCTGTCTGAATTATACATAATGGAGTTGCCTAAATTGAATGCGATCATCTTACATGTCTTCAAAGTTTGAGTTTGGTAACTGTTCCCCATGAGCTTGTAGAGCGAATACGCAATGAAGGAAGCTTGGATCGTTCCAAGGTTATGCACATCTCAGACATCAGTTATCACTACAAAACTGAACTCGGGTGGTCTGGGGAAAGATTGAGATCATCTCTACAATGGGTCGTTGAACCCTCATCTACTCCGGTCAGCATTTAATCCCGAGTTGGTCTACCTATTTTACCAGGTGATTactctttctatttttttttcattatgcTCCTTTCTTTCAACATGTCCTCTCTTTTTCTATTAATACTTCTACAATTTTTATAGGTAATTAACTGGATCTCAACAAATTAAGTAGCTTGCAATTTGGATTGCTCCCTGTTCATCTGCAAATAGGAGCAAAGCACTGCAAAATCTGTGCGCTTTCCAAACCCAATGCGATATTCCAAGACCAAGAATACTTAAATTGTATATGTTGTTAATTTGCAACTGCAATAATCTGTTGGAGACTTCATTATATGCCTATGAACTCTTTCCTTTCTGCTTGCCATTAGTAGAAACAACAGCCATAGTCACCAAAGAGATACAACCAAACTCTGACTATTGGTATTGGACGATGCAACTtgcttttttattcttttttattttattttaatggggTTTGAATGAATAAACGAGTAACTAATAATTACGTTTAGGGTTCACCTGCAATTAGTTTCCATCaggtattgtttatatttaattttaaataaaaattttacaataatttctaaccgcacgatgtacgatgaacggatgtgattggcGAATcttctcacaaagaggattcaGAAAGGATCATCATTCGAAAGAATGCATACTGAGTAGTGAAGAATGAGGAAGGGTGGATAATGTTGAAGGGAGTGTATgagtaataatattttttttttttaagtttttactaGCAATTGAGCGTGCACAATATCGTGGGTTTTAAAAGTGTATCAAACGTGTGGAATATACTAAATCTATTTTCATCCATATCAAAATATGTTTACATCCTTATGCTCAATAAGAAACATAAGATAGATGTTTGTAGAATATATATTACATAGCGAAAAATGTGGGGCTTAAGCTGTCCATATGGATATAACATCCATATCAAAATCTATTTACATCCTTATGTCTAGTAAGGAACAAAAGACAGGTGTTTGTAGAATGTATTACATAGCAAAAGTTGGGATTTAAGTTGTTCATAGAGATATAATGCATAGAAAATATCTTGGTTTTCCATGTCTcaacttttcacatttttctatTGCCACTCAACACTTCACTCTTTTCTTCTTCGTTTCTCTGTAGATGGGGGCGTACTATTTTGTATAGGGAACATGTGATCTCATTGTTAGTTGGCAACAAAATGATAAGTTTAAAGTTTAAAAAGTAGAAGCACTAATCACTAATCGATAATATGTACTCAATTTTGGAAGTAGCTGAGACTATTTCACAATTGCTTAGTAACGTTTGGACTTTCACTTTCAGGAGGTAACAAAAAGcccattatatataaatttgaccagtaatttaaaaatataacgACTTCACCCATGTTTTCTGAGGTTGGTCATAGATTTTTGTTCACTTTGATGCTCATTTTCAACATTACCATGGCAAATATTTTTAACAGAAAATTGTATACCAACTCATATTCATCCTGACTAAATCACTCTACCACTGCGATGACTACCTCAAAGCGATCATGTTGCAACTTTGGTGCCTTTAGACATGATGCCACTTCTGAGAACGAAGACACTTCCACCATAGATCGAATTTGTGAGAGTCTTCTGCGGATCTATGCTTCTGTCAACAAGCTTAAAAAAGATTCACGAATAAGGGATCAGACAAAGCTCGCCGACCTTGAAAGGCTGGTGAAGGTTCTTGAGGGCGTCATTTTTAGTTTTGAGAAGCCACTGGCTGAGGCAACGCCTGTTCTGACCCCAGCAAGAACCACTAATCTAAACTCACGTGTGAAGGGCAGACACCCCACTTCCAAAACATCGCGTAAGAATTCCAGAAAGActcaaggaccttctaaaagCCAGGGCTCAGTGGAAAGCCAGTGCTCAATGTCAATTAAGCATAAGTGGAAAAactaggaaaaaaaagaaaggcagTATGCAAGAAACCTCGAATGGTGGCTTCCATCAACAAGCCTCTCCCACTCGACTCCAACATTATGATGTTCTTTGATCAGAATTTAGAAGATGTTCACTCCCCTCACGATGATGCATTGGTCATTAAGGTTCAGATCACGATGGTTAATCGTATCCTGGTGGACAAGGGGTCAATGTACTCTTCAAAGATGCAGCTGAGAGGATGGGGATCCTGGACAACATTAATAAAAGTAAAACCACCATTCACACCTTCAACAAGACACTTTTTCAATCTCTCGAAACAATGACGCTAGTGGTCTAGGCGGAACCATATAAATATCTAGTGTCTTTCCACGTCATGGATTGTCCCACTCCTCACAATGCCATACTTGGCCAGAATTGACTCCACAAGATGAGAGCAGTCCATTCATCATACCATCAGTTACTTGCAAACAAACACATGACGGAGTTAAAGAAATCAGAGGAGATCAAGTAGCATCATGGTACTGCGCCGTGGAAAGCATGAACATGATTTGCAAAAGGGAATGGAGAGTTTCAGCGTTCTCATGGATGAATCTATAAAAGGCAACATTGTAACTATACCTCCTTAGTTGTTATCTTAGTGGTTAAGATAATCTAATAGTttgttgtatatatatacacctaAGCTGTAACATTATGAGtgtgaaatgaaaatatattttaccaAATATGGTATCAACCGCCTTTTCTGTCTAACGACTCCCGCTCTTCGATCTTACCTTTCCCGCTTCTCTCTGCTCTCCTCCTTCTGTGTTCTTGATCAATTCTTCGATTGTGTTCAAGATCTTCGATCATGCTCTTGATTGTGCTATCTGCCTTCATCGTCTATCTGTCAATGGCATCTCCTTCGTCGGAATCGGCTTCTCCAATTCATCCCCTTCCGACTGAATcttcaaaccctaattcttcaAATTCTACATCAATCACGATCCAAAACATTGGATCCATGGTGTCAATCAAGCTCACCACCACAAATTACTTGACCTGGAGTGCTCTTTTTGCCCCGATTTGTCGTCGCTACAACCTTACTGGTCACATTGATGGATCTATGGTGGCGCCGCCTCACTTtcttcttgattcttcgggcaATCACATTCTCAATCCTGCTTATGTTTCTTGGTATGAGAATGATCAAAATATTCTCATTTGGCTCAACTCCACGCTCTCTAAATCCCTAATTCCATATACTATTGGTGTGAATTCCGCTCGTGATCTTTGGGCGAAATTGGAATCACGTCTTGCCACAGCCTCTCAGTTTCATATTCATGAGCTACGCTCTCGCCTTTATAATCTTACCAAAGGAAATTCAACTGATGCTCAATACCTTCAGCAAATTGAGGCAATTGCTGATGCTTTTGCCAATGCAGGCTCTCCAGTTAAAGATTCCGATCTGATCTCTATCACTCTCCATGGCCTTCCCCCAGAGTATGACTCGTTTGTTGATGTTATTGAATTCCGTCTCGACTCTACAACAATTGATGAACTACATGGCTTGCTCTTTAGCAAAGAGATTCAATTAGCCAATCGCAAGAAAAACATCTCTGAGGCATCATCTTTTCAGGCGTTTAACACATCTGCAGGCATCTTTCCCCTTTCTGCATCCAATCCTAACTCTCAGGCTTTTGTGGCTCAATCTTCTTCTACCTTCAGCACTTAAAGTCGTGGAATGGATAACCCTCACAATCGAGGTCATTTTAATCGTGGCAATTACAGATCTTCTAATAATCAGAGATTTTTTAATAATCGTGGTAATAATCAACGTCATACTCATGGAGGTCGCAACAATTTCTCATCCTCCACTAAGAAAAATCCCTGCCAGATTTGTCATCAGTTTGATCATGAAGCATGTAATTGTCCTCATCGCCTGAATCTGGCTTATGGTGGAAAATCCTCTCATGCAGCAATGGTTGCTAATACTTCTTCATCTAATCCTACTTGGATTGTCGATTCTGAAGCCACATCACACATGACCAATTCCTATGCAACTCTGCAGAATCCTGAAGCATACATAGGTCCAAAACAAATGTAAATTGTTGATGGCAAAGGTTTACCCATCACTCAATCTGGTTCTACTATTTTGAATACTTTCACTAGTGCTTTTACACTCAATAAAGTACTATATGTGCCTGCCTTAAAACATAACCTTCTTTCTGCAAATCAATTTCTGATTGATAATCACTGTTCATTGCATCTTTATCCTTCTCACTTCACTGTGAATGATCTTTCTTCAGGGATGATGCATTTTAAAGGCCCTGTTTAGCAAGGGTTTTATCCTTTTCATTTTCACTCATCTGCAAATGGTCATCATAAGGCACTCACAGCTTCTGCAAAAGCTTCTAAGGATGTCTGGCATCAAAGATTGGGTCACCCATCAGTCAAGATTCTCaataaacttgcttccaaaTCTTATATTCCTGTTTTTGCTCATACAAATACGTCATTCTACTCAGATTGTGCATTAGGTAAAAGTTCCAAGCTTCCCTTTGTATCTATATCTCGTATAACTAGCAAACCTCTAGAACTCATTCACACagatgtttggggaccatcaCCTCTAGCCTCTTCTCAAGGCTTTCGGTACTATGTCATTTTTGTGGATGACTTTACTAGATATTGCTGGTTTTATCCTTTGAAATGCAAATCTGATGTACTGTCAACTTTTATGCAATACAAATCTCTGGTTGAGAATTCTCTGTGTACAAACATCATTACTTTGAGAACTGATTCTAGTGAAGAGTACTTAAGTACTCATTTATCTAACTTCTTGGCTACACATGGCATTCAACATCAACTCACTTGCCTTCGCACACCTGAACAAAATGGGTGTGCAGAACGCAAGCATCGTCATTTAGTTGAAACTGCTTGCACTCTTTTGGCAGCTTCCAAAGTACCTCACATCTATTGGGTTAATGCTTTCACCACAGCAATCTATCTTATTAACAGATTGCCCACTGCATCCAGACAGTCTCCTTGGGAATCTCTATATCATCGAGCTCCAAACTATGAGTTTTTAAAGGTCTTTGGTTGTGATTGTTTCCCATGGCTCAAGCCTTATACTTCCTCAAAGCTAGATCCTAAAAGTAAAGCATGTGTATTTCTTGGATACAGTCTGAATCATAAGGGCTATAAGTGCATTGATCCTGCCACCAATAGAGTGTACATTTCCAGACATGTTCTCTTCAATGAATCCAGTTTTCCTTTCCATCATATGTCAAACACCACAACCCCATTACCATCCTTGCATCCTCGGACTGGATCCCTTATACTATCTACTCTTACCTTTACCTTTCctatttcttcttcctctagTACCAACACCTCATTGCCTAGATCCTCCTCTAGTACACCACCTACCCTATCCCATAACCATTCCTCCACTATTATCTCAAGTCCTATAGTGGCATCTCCATATTCCATTCTTCTCATTTATACTCAAACCATTAACACTCATGCGATGCAAACACGGTCTAAATCTGGCATTTTCAAACCTAAGCACTCACTGCCACTAAACACCTCTACCCTCTCATCTCTCAGTGGATTACATACCTAAAACCTATCTTCAAGCCTCAAAATACCATCATTGGAGACAAGCAATGCAAGAGGAAGTCAATGCTCTTATCAACACTGGAACATGGTCTTTTGTTCCCAAGTCTTCATCACAGAACATTATAGGTTGCAAATGGGTCTTTTGTATCAAGAGAAAGCCCGATGGCATTATAAACCGGTACAAAGCTCGGCTCGTTGCCAAGGGATTCAATCAACAAGAAGGTTTAGACTATACTGAAACCTTCAGTCCAGTAGCCAAGCCAGTTACCATTAGACTTCTCCTCACTCTTACAGTTCAATTTGATTAGTTCTTGAACCAACTTGATGTCAGTAATGCTTTCTTACATGGGACACTCAATGAATCAGTTTTTATGCAACAACCTCCTGGATTCGAAGATTCAACTAAACCATTTCATGTCTGCCACCTGCATCGTTCTCtgtatggtttaaaacaagctCCGCGGGCTTGGTATGACAAGCTTCATGGTGCTCTTCATTCTTTTGGATTTTTTGGATCTCCTAGTGATCATTCATTATTTATCAAAAAGGGTCCATTTATGATCTTCATTCTTGTCTATGTTGACGATATTTTGGTCATTAGTCCAAATTTTGCAGCATGTAAACAAGTTATTAAGCAACTTAGCTCCATGTTCGCAATCAAGGATTTAGGTCCTCTACACTATTTCCTTGGTCTTGAAGTTAAACGATCCTCCTCCAGTATTTTTCTCTCTCTGACCAAATACATATTGGATTTGCTATCCAAAGCAAACATGACTAAAGCCAAACCTTGCAGTATTCCTCTCAGGACCTCTAAACTTGATCATGATTCTCCCTTATGTCAAAATGCTTCTGAGTATCATTCACTAGTTGGTGCTCTCCAATATCTCACCTGGACACGTCTCGATCTCAGTTTTGCAGTTAATCTTGTATGCCAATACATGCACAATCCCAGAATTTCACACTTTCAGGCTGTTAAGCGTGTCCTCAGATATCTCAAGGGATCTCTTGACCTTGGTCTCTGGTTCTCCAAGTGTTCTACTCCACCTACTATCACAGCATTCTCAGACACTGATTGGGCTGGCTGTGCTCTTGACAGAATATCCACTCGAGGTTATTGTGTATATTTGGGAAACTCCTTGATTAGCTGGAGTGCAAAGAAGCAACCAACTGTTGCACGATCTTCCACAGAGGTAGAATACAGATCTCTCACTAACACTGCTTCTGAAATAACCTGGCTATGTCAGTTATGGTAGATATTGGCTATTGCCTACCTGCAACGCCCCAACTTTGGTGTGACAACATTTCAGCTATATCCCTAgcaaaaaatcttatttttcaTGCTCGGACAAAGCATGTAGAAAATACTATCATTACATTAGGGAAAAACTACTTGCTAACCAGATCTCTGTCCAGTTTGTCTACACTTAAGAACAAATAGCTGATATATGCACAAAGTTTTTGTCCAAGCTCAGATTCCTCTTCCTTCGTGACAAACTTCAACTTAGACTACCCAAGttcagtttgaggggggatatGAAGGGCAACATTGTAACTATACCTCCTTAGTTGTTATCTTAGTGGTTAAGATAATCTGATAGTTTGTTGTATATACCTAAGCTGTAACATTATGAGtgtgaaatgaaaatatattttaccaAATAGAATCAGCATAGCAATCACAAGATGGGGGTCATAATGTTACAAAGAATTTGTTATAGACCTTGACTTTAAGACAATAGCATACCAGAGTCTAAGGCCGATGAAGACGCTGTTTACATCAGTCTCGACCCTGACAAGTTGGAGCGTAAAGCTAGGATTGAATCAAAGCTAACCGATCAAGAGAATCAGTTGTTTACCGTTTTCCTGCGAGCTAACAAGAACGTATTTGCTTGGTCCACAGAAGACATTCAAGGGATAGATCCCTCCATAATCTGCCATCACTTCCATTTGGATCCAATCGAAAAGCCGGTTATCTAACGAAAACGTATTCACGGAATAGAGCAAAGCAAGATCATCGAGGTCAAAATTGATAAGCTCAACGATACCAACTTCATCATTGAAGTCCATCCCTCAGACTGGCTGGCCAATATGGTCCTCGTGCAAAATGAATGGAGGGCCTACACCAATGGAATCCACTCTAGCTTCACTCCCTTAAACTGGTTAGGGAATTCGTGCTAGTTGAGCCAGTACAGAAGGAAGTATATATGCTCCTGATCCTTATCCACAATAGGGGAAGACGCACTAAAAGCTTTCTTCGCAAACGAGATGAAACCAATAAAGGATGTTTCATAACTTTTAAAGGTTGATGGGGTGTACTCCAACTGAGTAATGGAGTCAGAAGCGCTCGAGCCTTCAATAGTCGGGCAAGATGGAGAAGACCAGTCATGGGTTACATCCACGCATTTGCCCGAGGGCCTTAGCCTGAAGACTTGGGCCATGTTGAGAATGGTTGGAGACATGTGACCCATTCGAAAGTCGAAGGTGTTGGTTCCCATGTTCCAAAAGAGAAGAGTTGTGGTCAAAAGCTCGGGTTTGGCAATGACAGTAACCTTGGAGAGCATGATGAGCTCGTAGATGCCATTGCTCATCCACTTCTTCTTCTATAGAGGCTCGAGCTTATTCACCCATTACGTCCAGCCCTTGTCTCTAATCAATGGGAAACCCCTTCAATGAGTGGACCACTTGGAAGCCGAGATACCAGCCTCGACGAAATATGGGTTGGGGGTGAACCAATTAGCTTTAGGCATGTTATTCTCCACAGTAATAGGTACCTTAGaagtgacacgccccgaccctgatatttccccgaataccagaatagacacgtgctggccgacacccgagggtgacgaaagccattaattgatacaaaagctaagaataagaaataaataagggttatgaatttaaaatacaatgaattaataatttaagaACGTGCtaagagcatacaactaactagattTCTAAAAggattaatataaaattgaataaataaaaggatgtgggtcctacaccgagaggactcgaatatGCCAAAGCGAAGATGTTGACGTCGGGATCGTACGCCTTGATTCTAAATCCTGAAagagggcgcaaaacaagggtgagtggaccaagttcatatatatacataatacaaaaacagttatgaacatactaaaccccaggtttatatataatgaaaactactaacataataagtgataggttttcttaaactctagcatgccataaaacatctCAACAGGTATAACGCGGAaaaacatcatataaatcatcacGTGTATCGTCTCGTAAatcgtctcgtaagcgcggtgtgctactagtaagatcactgaataattATATAACTCCCGACCCAATACTtgtctccgtgtccctcagcctttcgctagggattatttctcctggcctatctgccaacaccagatcctcaccccaggcggcatagtgtctactaggtacgcacaaatagttacgcctctaaaaaataaccacttcatagtataaagtcatccatcatctatactataaagatgggtttctaaaacacgttctagcatcctatcgtcatacatccgatagtctaccagttcatggtttttatagaaaatacgatatattaaaatatagctcaatataggccaacaattaattcctcaccaaaaacacgagacgaaaatcaacatattcaataaacatgcttcacataaaatcaaaacataaactcgtaaggcatgctattcatttatgcaattgaactataaaatcatgtaatttcagaaggggtccactcacaataCTTCGCCGTCGAAAAGTCACGCAGCTAGCGAAGACAAAAACACCACTATAATTgtccctaagcacataaagagtccaataaataaaactatataatagcaattgaattttggaaaacggacattggaaacggattcagaacgtcgaattaccctacgA is from Malus sylvestris chromosome 5, drMalSylv7.2, whole genome shotgun sequence and encodes:
- the LOC126621796 gene encoding uncharacterized mitochondrial protein AtMg00810-like, coding for MQEEVNALINTGTWSFVPKSSSQNIIGCKWVFCIKRKPDGIINRYKARLVAKGFNQQEVFMQQPPGFEDSTKPFHVCHLHRSLYGLKQAPRAWYDKLHGALHSFGFFGSPSDHSLFIKKGPFMIFILVYVDDILVISPNFAACKQVIKQLSSMFAIKDLGPLHYFLGLEVKRSSSSIFLSLTKYILDLLSKANMTKAKPCSIPLRTSKLDHDSPLCQNASEYHSLVGALQYLTWTRLDLSFAVNLVCQYMHNPRISHFQAVKRVLRYLKGSLDLGLWFSKCSTPPTITAFSDTDWAGCALDRISTRGYCVYLGNSLISWSAKKQPTVARSSTEVEYRSLTNTASEITWLYNSIPESKADEDAVYISLDPDKLERKARIESKLTDQENQLFTVFLRANKNVFAWSTEDIQGIDPSIICHHFHLDPIEKPVI